DNA from Tripterygium wilfordii isolate XIE 37 chromosome 4, ASM1340144v1, whole genome shotgun sequence:
CCTATTCACGTCTGATAATCTCACTGGCTTCAAGAAAAACTCTTCTGCTCCTTCCTCTAAACATCTGTTGATCCAGACAATATATACCCAATTAGCCACTTCAACCTAAAAATCAAATTCCTTAAAAGATTTCCagattaaaaaattatgatcATCAAACCCAATAACCAGATGTTTTTCTCTAGGATTAATATTTAGtacattttgacaaaaatttaaaccAACTATCATAGAAAGTAAGAAAAAGTTCTTTTCTTGATCATCTGTGTACCTGGTGATCCTTGAAGGAAcattctcagatgacatgatcaCTACTGGGATGTTTCGCAGTGGTGATGATGATTCCTGCAAAACCATAGACAACCCTATTAACTTCTTAAagggaaaattttctttttattatttcagATTGAAAATCTAGTGATTGAGATGGATCCATGGGGAATCAAAGACAATCTTTGACATATCTATGTATTGATTTGTTTAGATTTGAAGTTGGGTGGGAAAATATACCAAAAGATTTTCTTAGACATCTTCAAGCTAGTGGTGAAATTGACCCATGAGGCCTACTGACAACATCCAAACTCTACCAATTTGGAAtggaaatatcaaatatcaacaAACAGGAAAGACTTTCATGAAAATATATTCTTACCAGGAAAGTGAAATGGTCTAAATAATTGAGGAAGACTAACAGACAAAAAGGATAGAAACCAAAAGCAAACCTTGATTTTCTTGAGTAAGTCATAGCCTGTCATTCCTGGCATACAATAATCTGTGATAATGAGATTCACTTCTACTTCCTGTTAAAACACAAAACTAAAGCACCATCTCAGATACCCAGACAAAAGGAAGTCAAAGAAAAATTATCAGGAATGTTTAGGAATATGGACTTAGAAAGAAtaagatgcaaaaaaaaaataaaaaaataaaaaaataaaagaaaagcagAACAAAGCAAATGAAAAGAAGCATACCTGTTGATTATTTGGGGAAATAGAAGGTGTATTTGGGCTGATTTGGTCATGTTCCTGCAAACCCAGAAATTCCAGGGCCTTGCTACCTGAATCAACTGTAGTAACTGCCACGAAATCCAAAAAGACAGAATCAGAAACCCAtctagaaagggaaaaaaaaccttccaaaataagaaacaatGAGAGAATTCTAGCAATGTTTCTTGGTACCTTGATATGAAGATATATTGAGGAGCCTCTCAATGAGTTTCCTATCCATGCGGCTGTCATCAACAGCTAAGACATGAAAATGAGCTTCGGCTGCTGCCGTACCCATTGCCACCTGTTTGATTTAAGATCGAAGAAAGAACCAGAACCGaaggataaagatgccaatgaagAGGAAAAGTGATGCtttagaggaagagagagagagaggaataggtggagaggagaagaaaaagtgGAGGGTCTTTGTATTGAAAACTTAGAAATAAGACCCACCAAAAATTCACCCGCAAAGCAAAGCAAGATCCGACCTGATTTCCTCTCAAATTTGCAATTTTTCCAAGTcgattattattaaaaattaattacagAGCAGGcaatgcaaaataaaaaaatgtaaaaaaaaaatcaccaaaataaatagaatataccaaaaaaaatcttAGAAGGCAACAACAATATCTTTTATTTGCGGGGGAGAAGAGAAGTGTGTTTTATTCACTATAAAAGTGATAAGGATCTCAGTAAATAAGATATCAGTCATCTCAGTGAGTCACATTTCATTCTTTGGTTCAATCATTAGGTTTTGTGGATTCCTACACTTACGTCAATCAAAGAATAAGATGAATTATTGGGATGAaaaacatttttattatttatatttataaaataccaaGGTGAAGCCGGAATAGAAAATGACAGAGAAAGGAAGTTTTGGAGGAATTTAGGGGGCATGGATGAATTTTAGTTTACTTTTTATTGGGCCAATGAGAATTTATGGGTTACAATGGTGTCAATTTATTGGCTTCATGGGGCAAGCATGAGAGCATGGGGTTTGCTTGACACATATGTTTGCTTTGCTTTATACAAAAATGGGACCCACATCTTacacaaaaacacatttttaactctaaatcaatattgagtttcatctctattacacaaaatcaagccaacaaatttacatcattgtatcaatacattttgttggcccaaccacataaacaaaacatattcctcaatacagtcacatcagtaaaacacaaatctACATAGCCCCAACAAAAAACCATCATTGTCTTAAGTGGGGAGAGACATGGAACCCACCAAAATCCCCACAAAAAGATAGTTTATGTTAGCAATTgttgctctctctttctctcactaAAATGTGAAATGAAATCAGGTTGAGCTTTACCATATCTTGAGCAGGTGGGGAGGAGGACCAGGAGGTGGCAATGCATACAAGAGAGAAAGTgggggaaatttttttttccgacGGCGCTACGTATCTCTAATAAATTCAGCTATAAATcagtcataacatgtaattagaaaatacaataacaaaaataatgtaattagataatataataacataatttaatgtaattagataacataATACTATTACGGTCAATTATGAAAGATATTCTAAGGGATACAATGAGTTTTCGATTTTTTTCTCTGCCCATTTGATTCCCTTTTAAGATTTGCTGCCCATGCTCATCCCCATCCATGTGCACATGCCAATGCATCTATTCCcccaaacaaaatttaattaatctGCTTTCTAataataatcatgcatttaaaaAAGAGGAATAACAATATATCTCATGTGAATGGGCATTTAATTATTATCCTTGAAGATTTGTAGTATGACATGGGTATGAATAAAAATGAGAACTGAATTAGATAAAAAGATACATTTGGAAGGTAAAAAATTAGATATATATTAATTGTTAAATGCAATTAAGTTTTTACTGTAAATCCACACCTCCAtatacaccaacaatattgtttgtCTTGGGTTGTCTAGTTTCCGATGATAAATTGGGctcgcacggctttgtttctcattAGCCCAGCTACTACAGGCCGAACTCcatgggtcaaaacccaactcacttgggttAGGAAAGAGCTTGTTGGTGTAATGAGGGAGGGCTTGTCTTTATAAATTGTAAGGAATtacccacatctttcgatgtggtacttttaacactcccccgcattTATGGGTTGAGTTATGCTAAGACCCAACAAATGGaatagaggtcatgtccaaccaAACAAAATTGCTTCAATATCatattgtaaatccacacccccacacacaccaacaatattgtccactATGGATTGTCCGGTTTCAGAGGATACATTGGGCCCGCACAACTTTGTTCCTTTGTAGCCTAGCTACTACATGTTGAACCCCATGGGACAAAGTCCAACTCACTTGGATTAGGAAAAGGTCTTGTTGGAGTAATGAGGGAGGGATTGTCCTTATAAATTGTAAGGAATTTCTCACATTTTTCGATGCGGTACTTTTAACACTCCTCTATACTTGTGGACTGGGTTATGTCAATACCCAACAAATGGAGTAGAGGTTATATTCGACCGGACCGAAttactctgataccatgttgtaaattcacatccccatacacaccaacaatattgtccgctttaagTTGTCCGGTTTTTTCGAGGATACATTGAGTCTGCTTGACTTTCGATGTGTTACTTTTTAACAAGTTTTCATTAAATTTGGACCATAGTTAGTGTCCGTTTGGGCGTGCTGTGAACTGTTGTGCGATGCTGTGAGATCTAAAACTATGGTGCTGTGAGATTAGTTCAAACACGAAGCTGTTTGaagcatcacttttaaaactgtggtgaggtgctgtgaggtgcgtttgacgtatctaaattacggttatattatatgactaataatattaatataaaatcacttaacgtttacattgtacattaatctaaaataaaataattgacctaatttgattacgttggacaattcaacatatatttaaGATGTTTGGGAGTCCTGCGAGGTGAGATGAGGTGTTGCGAGGTGAGatgttgtggtgctgtgaggtgagttctgctaACAAAAAgcgtttgacgtgtcacaaaaaactgtggtgttgtgaggtgaggtgcacctAAATGCAGTGCACATGCTATGTATGATAAGTAGTTGAGTTTCATCTATTTGATTGAGTATTGAAATTCCATGGGCGAAAAGTTTGTTATTAGATTCAAGATTTGATGATTAAACTTTCTAGACACATACACACAAGTGGATCAATTCATGAAAATTATTCGAAGATCtggtaagaaaatcaaagagaGTATGATCGATCACATTGATCCTAAGGGAAATGACAAAGCAAGTTGTTCATCATCTTAAATTCTCCAATTCCAACTATGATTAACATTAAAAAAGCATTGCTTAATGGTTAATTAATTTAACCATCTATTCAAAAAATTTACAACATAatcccaaaaaataaataaaagaaaaaatgtttTGTTAGATCACTTTTGGGTGAATTTTTAATTGACATAATATTggggagatttttttttgaatacatggGTGAGAGATGAGGGAGGCTTGAACTCGAGATCTCTAtaagataccacacacatgagtgtgaTCTGAGTTACTCGTGGTTCTCGTATTGAGGaggttttgatatatatatatatatgttgaaatattttcatTCCTATCACACTTGATATTTAAGCATTGAATTAAttctaaactaatcaagttaGGCCAAAATTAGTATTTACCCATTTTAGACGATCATATTCCAATTTGTTGgcacgtgtgtgtgtatatatatatatatatatgaggaattctcacataagagtctaatgtaagggtgtaaaataaggataTATGTTTAcactattgatttgaaacatgtgggacctaAAACAGTGGActccacttgtcatctcattcatccacaccattaaaacgtaacccttattttacaatCTTATATTAggcccttatatatatatatatgcacaataCAACGCATGCACGCTTGCAAACATTAGGGAGTTATAACTGTGCTTGTCTGCCTTGTAAGGAACCTCACATGTTCCTACTTATCAAATTCCATCATCACTTGACCCTACAATTGTTTTTAAGGCTCAATCACTGTCTTATGGACCCCAAACAAATCAATCCCATGAAAAAAAGTTGGTGTATGATCAAATATTTATTAGGGTTTCTAATTTACAATTACTCAAATACTCATATCATGCATGGTACCATGGTCCCCTATCTCTTCCACTCCAAATCCTGAAAAGAAGTTGCCCTTTAAAAGTTTGATTCTGACACAAATGGGAAGTAATCATGGTatccaataatttttttattgactAAATAAATATATGGTAATTAATTAGATATGGCTCTAAGACATCTTAAATTGGATTGGTTTAGATTAAATTGTGATGACGTTGAAAACTAGTTGTTGTTTTGATGATGTATTAGGCGGTAGGATTGATGTTAGATAGTATTCTTGATACTGCAGAGTACGATCTGCACAAGAGAACAAGTAAGTTAAGGGGATCCAAACAAGTTCTtaggggacctctccgacgctcaagtcaataACTATCAAATAGGAGTGTTTGTGCGCGAAACTCTCTCTCAAATAGCTAATATAACTTAAGAATACAAAAGTTCAAGATCGTTTATCTATAGTGGAGGTCCATTTTTATATGAGTCAAATGTAGTTTTGGTAGAACTAGATTTCCTCTCCCTGATCTCAGGTGGAATTATAAGAAGGTGTATTATATCCTGATTGCTTTCCTAAGTAGAGTTTGTTCCTTTCAGATTCTTAGTTTTCTTATGGTGTTTGGTCACCACTAGTTATCGAACAGGCGAGCTCGGTATTTCACCAAAAGGGGCTTTTTGGTCTAGCAAAGGTGCTGATCTTCGAGTGTCATGCTCTATGTGACCTCTTCAGATCCCTTTTCTCGGTTGATGTCCTCGGCCAGTAGTAGAGGAATGTCGTCCTAGTGGGATTTTGGTTCATGTGCCACGTGTCAAGATCTGAGTGAAgattattttggtattatcatatgTTCCCACACCTTTTCTCCTAGTtgattgattggctacggtggAGGTGCAATTACTACTTGCATTAAATACGAGGATGTCCTTTTGATTGTTGAAGTCAAATGGTGAGATGAAGGAATGTGAATAGTCATCTCGGATCTGACCATTTATGTCTTGGGCTCTTCCCATAAATAAAGGTAAGCGGTCACTTTCAACTTATTACATTTTTTCATATCTTCTCGAGCTTACTCTCTTTATTCCCAAGCATTCCTACATCTTGAGCGAGTATTTTTTTGGGTATTCCCTACCTCTTTCAGGTGTGTTATTTTATCATGACTTCGTCTTTTCATTCACCCTCAGGAGCCCTCTACTTACATTTCAAGTCTAACTCATATAGGGATATGTCTACTACGAATGATGTACGTATATCCTTAGAGGCAATCATTTTAGAAGTTGTCGACGATAAGGTTCCCTAATGAGAGGTCTGGGAAGTCTCCTCAAAAGAACAATTGAGAACCTATTAATTTACACTCGAACCTACACAAGGACAAGGTTACATCTATTAAAGATAAGTTTAAAATCCCTTGTTCGTGTAGGACACTTGCTGATGTTGTCGATGAAACCCCAAATCTCTGTTGTGTGTCCCTCCTCCTCTGAGGACAATCTGCCCACTTGTGGCCTAGATTGCCACATTCAAAACATTCCATCCTGGGGGTAGTGCACTGGCTCTTAATATGACCAatacgtccacattgatgacaaACTCTCGATCCCTGCTGTGATCCTCTAGCTCCCTGGGACCTTTGCCCTCCACTGCTCTGTCTTGACCGGTTATGTGAAGTCTGACTGTCTGTCCTCTGCCTCTTCTAACTAGACCACCCATGCCTCTGTCCTCTGAATGCCCCACTAGTACCACCACTCAATGATCTACTGCCATAAATATCCCAATATTTCTTTGAATCTTTATTGATCTGCTCCTGCTTCAGAGCTTCCTCTCTTATCTCATCATAAGTAACAATCTTCATATTTGCTAACGGAGCATGCATCTTCCCAAATTCATACAACTCCTCAAACTTATAGCTGTATTGTTCCATTAATGTTTTCTATTAAATGAGGTGGAATGTTTTCAATGTTCGACCAAAGCTTTATTGAAATTCCCATTTTaatgggttttattggaaattgatttggaaaaatatttgaTGGAATTTGCAAAAGGACAGTGGGTTTTATACCAAGGGGACTTTcacaatcacaaaataaaaatgatctAATTTTATTTGATGAACACAAATgctattttaatttgaaaagataacataattaaagtctagacaggagctaaatgtcatcaagtcctcctaattaactttaatttagttaccattattttcaCGAATACaaatgatactttaatttgaagagacaacataattaaagcctagacaggagctaaatgtcatcaagtcttcctcctaattaactttaatttagttaccattattttcaCGAATAcaaatgatattttaatttgaagagacgacataattaaagcctaggcaggagctgaatgtcatcaagtcctcctcctaatgaactttaatttaggtatctaataaattaaattatcattgtgtttacgaatacaaataatactttaattcgaagagataacataatgaAAGCCTAGGTAGgcgctgaatgtcatcaagtcctcctcctagtgaactttaatttaggtatctagtaaattaatttatcatttgcttttcgtttaaatgaagatatcataattacatgtcatcaagtcctcttaatgaactttaatttagatatCTACTGTTTTCCATTGTTTTgctaaaatgaaaatttagtgAAGATGTAGTTGTTGAATTAACAAATTTGTAAAATTAAGCATACAACCTAACATATAATTATGTGATGCATTCTACATAATTTGTCAACTACTCCTACTCATGCATCTTTGATATTCTAATTTACcaacccctaaacatgcatactaatcacattaaacatgtataaaactaaattacattactttttgttattttcactaccctattacatggcttacatttacatgtcaaaagaataaaaatctaAGAAACATATAcaagaaaaaattattaaatacaaatattatatatacaatacaaatatggtccaatctccaaatgcacACTCCGGCTCAAGTGAGGTCAAACCCGATCCAAACccaaaaatcaaacacaagaatggatcaaatgggtattcaaatataatagcaaaccaagcccatatttaaagatttacatatacatataaacatatatacaatacacGCATATAcgcacacatatacatatataaacacatataaagtatacacacacaaacaaatcCATACTTACACACACAGacacgccatatatatatatgggttttttggaaaagtaaCCCCCAACGAAAACAAATTTGGAAATctaacccacttttttaaaaacatgaaatctaacactttttatAAAGGAATTGACACAAATACCCTGAAGACATTGAAACAACATCGTTTTGGTTCAAAGGCCGGCCTTCACTTCCCGCGACATCCTTCACCTTCAACTTTCTTCTTTCACGTTCTTTTTCGATGATTTTCGATAGTTTCCATTGTCGCATATACTGTTATATACGATTTCTGCCACATTCGACCTGGTACAGCATGGGTATGTATTATTTAATGTTGTATTTGTGGTTCGTTCGAGTAAGCAGTGCTCACAgtttgtgtttttgattttaGCAGTGTTAGTGGATTTGGGTATTATAGGTTGGTGTTTGAGTTTTAtgggttgatgttcgagtattatggGTTGATGTTtgagttttctgggttgactgttcgggtaaatagattatcctaTTTGAGGATTTGAGTttgactgttctgttcgagtGAATACGTATGCTTGTCCGAGTAGTTGATTTcttttgttcgagtatttgatttTGACTGTTCGAGTAATAAGTATgcttgttcgagtatttgagtttGACTGTTCGAGTAGATAAGTATTCTTGTTCGAGTATGTGAGTTTGACTATTCTGTTCGAGTAGATAAGTAGgcttgttcgagtatttgagtttGACTGTTCGAGTCAATACGTATGCTTGTTCGAGTATTAGATTTcgtctgttcgagtaaatatggttgccTGTTGGAGTATTAGATTTcgtctgttcgagtaaatatggttgccTGTTCGCGTATTTGagtttgattgttcgagtaaatatggtttgctgttcgagtattttagtttgactgttcgagtaaatatgtttgcctgttcgagtattattaattttgtgttttaattaattgtctcATGCAGACTATCTGATAAGTGAGGAGCAACATTTCCCTGCCCGGGTAaccacattttcaaacatatcaaTTGTTACTACttcaattaaattgaagttgaatgagGAGCAACTTGAGGTTTTTAGGCAATCATGCTTTGGGATGATGCTGGATGTACATGACATCAGTTGTTCTTCACAACTGATACACCAGCTTCTACTACATCAAATTGTTTCTCCCCAGGCTGATTTTGGAGAAAGATTGCATTTCAATATTGGTGGAAAGAAGTGCACATTTGGTATTGAAGATTTTATGATTATCACCGGACTATTATGTACAGAATCTGTGCCCTATCTGTCAAGTCTGGTTGATACATATGT
Protein-coding regions in this window:
- the LOC119997664 gene encoding two-component response regulator ORR9-like; amino-acid sequence: MGTAAAEAHFHVLAVDDSRMDRKLIERLLNISSYQVTTVDSGSKALEFLGLQEHDQISPNTPSISPNNQQEVEVNLIITDYCMPGMTGYDLLKKIKESSSPLRNIPVVIMSSENVPSRITRCLEEGAEEFFLKPVRLSDVNRLKSHMMRTKIMNQKQEIIQEKQQQEEHKLEESDSHLLQQQQSNNNNKRKTMEEGLSPDRTRPRYNSITTMVRQPWKISFLSYNLCCTSFYFF